In Natronococcus occultus SP4, the following proteins share a genomic window:
- a CDS encoding PAS domain S-box protein — MSDGVGAPDDGVRDDAAERRSLEQYRTLTNAIDDGIYRLDTNGRIAAVNDAVLEQTGYAREELLGEQLVALVDEDDLARFDRALRGRLETGDAPETTLELAIETADGGRLLCEVRFNVLEADGEFEGVVAVAREVDGAPERGRSDTVWEADESISSVIDEADVGVFVLDETFDVVWADETVETYFGVDRDELIGRNKRTVIEETIRNRLADPEGFAETVLATYDDNTSVEQFECRITDGPDGKERWLEHRSKPIESGRYAGGRVELYYDVTDRKRSERARRESELRFESLVDAVDEYAIFVLDPEGRVQSWNRGAKRIKGYDVSEIVGEHFSTFYTDDDRADGVPERNLERARTEGSVENEGWRVRADGSRFWANVTITPIREDGELQGYAKVTRDMTERREREQQLQRERDLTERILETSPVGIAVVNPDGSTSRANERMATLLGVPPDESSEYAAGQREMYDAEGRLLPIEDRPAGRVFETGEPVYDREIRLDRPGRTRTWLSINATPIGTDEEVPEQVVVTATDITDLKELAERRKRELEEREKELAAVKLATSLLETGDRPVEELLEEFVSKLPRSFRYPDRTAAHVSVGEHEAATDAYGTFERQITAHASTDSGTSIRIDVGFVEPPPESESDPFIDEERELIDTLATLMTFHFERREYIDELRAETRRLEQFAYAASHDLQEPLRMVSSYLQLIDQRYGDEFDADGREFLEFALEGAERMRNMIDGLLAYARVKTRGGPLGPVDLDAVLEGARSNLEMRIEESGADVEAESLPTVEGDEHQLRQVFQNLLENAIEYSDDTPRIRVSAERRGPEWVVSVRDEGIGIEPEDREQIFEMFQRLHSRADHGGTGIGLALCERIVERHGGEIWVDSEPGEGSTFSFTLPVRGSPEG, encoded by the coding sequence ATGAGCGACGGTGTGGGGGCACCCGACGACGGGGTTCGAGACGACGCGGCCGAGAGACGATCGCTCGAGCAGTACCGGACGCTAACGAACGCGATCGACGACGGCATCTACCGGCTCGACACCAACGGTCGGATCGCCGCCGTCAACGACGCCGTCCTCGAGCAGACCGGGTACGCCCGGGAGGAACTGCTCGGCGAACAGCTCGTGGCGCTCGTCGACGAGGACGACCTCGCCCGCTTCGATCGGGCGCTTCGCGGGCGACTCGAAACGGGCGACGCTCCCGAGACGACACTCGAGCTCGCGATCGAGACCGCCGACGGCGGTCGACTCCTCTGTGAGGTTCGGTTCAACGTCCTCGAGGCCGACGGCGAGTTCGAGGGTGTCGTCGCCGTCGCCCGGGAGGTCGACGGAGCTCCCGAACGGGGTCGTTCGGACACAGTCTGGGAAGCCGACGAGTCCATCTCTTCGGTCATCGACGAGGCCGACGTCGGCGTGTTCGTCCTCGACGAGACGTTCGACGTCGTCTGGGCCGACGAGACCGTCGAAACCTACTTCGGCGTGGATCGCGACGAGCTCATCGGCCGGAACAAACGAACCGTCATCGAGGAGACGATTCGCAATCGTCTCGCCGATCCCGAGGGGTTCGCGGAGACCGTGCTTGCGACCTACGACGACAATACGTCCGTCGAGCAGTTCGAGTGTCGCATCACGGACGGCCCCGACGGGAAGGAGCGCTGGCTCGAGCACCGGAGCAAGCCGATCGAGTCCGGACGGTACGCCGGCGGTCGCGTCGAGCTGTACTACGACGTCACCGACCGGAAGCGATCCGAGCGTGCCCGGCGCGAGAGCGAGCTGCGCTTCGAGTCACTGGTCGACGCCGTCGACGAGTACGCCATCTTCGTCCTCGATCCCGAAGGACGGGTCCAGAGCTGGAACCGGGGCGCGAAACGGATCAAGGGGTACGACGTGTCGGAGATCGTCGGCGAGCACTTCTCGACGTTCTACACCGACGACGACCGGGCCGACGGCGTCCCGGAGCGAAACCTCGAGCGGGCCAGAACCGAGGGCAGCGTCGAGAACGAGGGGTGGCGCGTCCGCGCCGACGGGTCGCGGTTCTGGGCGAACGTGACGATCACGCCGATCAGGGAGGACGGCGAGCTCCAGGGGTACGCGAAAGTCACCCGCGACATGACCGAACGCCGGGAGCGCGAACAGCAGCTCCAACGCGAGCGAGACCTGACCGAACGGATTCTCGAGACGAGCCCGGTCGGGATCGCAGTCGTCAACCCCGACGGGTCGACCAGCCGGGCCAACGAGCGGATGGCGACCCTGCTCGGCGTCCCGCCGGACGAGTCCTCGGAGTACGCCGCGGGCCAGCGGGAGATGTACGACGCCGAGGGGCGACTGCTACCGATCGAGGATCGACCGGCGGGCCGGGTCTTCGAGACCGGCGAGCCCGTCTACGACCGAGAGATCCGTCTGGATCGGCCCGGAAGAACGCGGACGTGGCTGTCGATAAACGCCACGCCGATCGGTACCGACGAGGAGGTTCCCGAGCAGGTCGTCGTCACCGCGACGGATATCACCGATCTGAAAGAGCTGGCCGAGCGGCGCAAACGGGAACTCGAGGAACGAGAGAAGGAGCTGGCGGCCGTCAAGCTCGCGACGAGCCTGCTCGAGACCGGCGACAGACCGGTCGAGGAGCTGCTCGAGGAGTTCGTCTCGAAGCTCCCCCGGTCGTTCCGGTATCCGGACCGAACCGCAGCCCACGTCTCCGTCGGCGAGCACGAGGCAGCCACCGACGCCTACGGCACCTTCGAACGCCAGATCACCGCCCACGCCAGTACGGACAGCGGGACGTCGATCCGGATCGACGTCGGCTTCGTGGAGCCGCCGCCGGAAAGCGAGTCCGACCCGTTCATCGACGAGGAACGGGAACTGATCGATACGCTCGCGACCCTGATGACGTTTCACTTCGAGCGCCGGGAGTACATCGACGAACTCCGGGCCGAAACCAGGCGACTGGAGCAGTTCGCGTACGCGGCCTCCCACGACCTGCAGGAGCCGTTGCGGATGGTCTCGAGCTACCTCCAGCTCATCGATCAACGCTACGGGGACGAGTTCGACGCCGACGGCCGGGAGTTCCTCGAGTTCGCTCTCGAGGGCGCCGAACGAATGCGCAACATGATCGACGGCCTGCTCGCCTACGCCCGGGTCAAGACCCGCGGGGGGCCGCTCGGACCCGTCGATCTCGACGCCGTCCTCGAAGGCGCCCGCTCGAATCTCGAGATGCGAATCGAGGAGAGCGGCGCCGACGTCGAGGCGGAGTCGCTCCCGACCGTCGAGGGCGACGAACACCAGCTGCGGCAGGTGTTCCAGAACCTGCTTGAGAACGCGATCGAGTACAGCGACGACACCCCGCGAATCCGCGTCTCGGCCGAGCGGCGCGGACCGGAGTGGGTCGTCTCGGTTCGCGACGAGGGGATCGGGATCGAGCCGGAGGACCGCGAGCAGATCTTCGAGATGTTCCAGCGGCTCCACAGCCGCGCCGACCACGGGGGAACGGGGATCGGGCTCGCGCTCTGTGAGCGGATCGTCGAGCGCCACGGCGGCGAGATCTGGGTCGACTCCGAACCCGGCGAGGGGTCGACGTTCTCGTTTACGCTGCCAGTCAGGGGATCGCCGGAAGGGTAA
- a CDS encoding SPFH domain-containing protein: MNALVATLLQFEDPGIDPMLYLGVLVLVVVAITVWQMVEIVDAYNRGALTIFGEYRKLLQPGLNIVPPFVSRVYTFDMRTQTIDVPTQEAITRDNSPVTADAVVYIRVMDAKRAFLEVDDYKMAVSNLAQTTLRAVLGDMELDDTLSRREMINERIRQELDEPTDEWGIRVESVEVREVTPSPDVKGAMEQQTSAERKRRAMILEAQGERRSAVEKAEGDKQSNIIRAQGEKQSQILEAQGDAISTVLRARSAESMGERAVIDKGMDALEEIGQSESTTFVMPQELTSMVGRYGKHLSGSDVQQQDGQLESLEFDEETRELIGLDDISEILGEIDEELEMDVESMEQEAKAIQEGEDMGQQPDSIDVPRDESKTPDGNEEPADGN, encoded by the coding sequence ATGAACGCGCTGGTGGCGACACTCCTGCAGTTCGAGGACCCGGGAATCGACCCGATGCTGTATCTCGGAGTACTCGTTCTGGTGGTCGTCGCGATAACGGTCTGGCAGATGGTCGAGATCGTCGACGCCTACAACCGGGGTGCGCTGACGATCTTCGGCGAGTACCGCAAGCTGCTCCAGCCGGGGTTGAACATCGTCCCGCCGTTCGTCTCGCGGGTCTACACCTTCGACATGCGGACTCAGACGATCGACGTGCCGACCCAGGAGGCGATCACCCGAGACAACTCCCCGGTGACCGCCGACGCCGTCGTCTACATCCGCGTGATGGACGCCAAACGGGCGTTCCTCGAGGTCGACGACTACAAGATGGCCGTCTCGAACCTCGCCCAGACGACCCTGCGCGCTGTGCTGGGCGACATGGAGCTCGACGACACGCTTAGTCGCCGGGAGATGATCAACGAGCGGATCCGCCAGGAACTGGACGAACCCACCGACGAGTGGGGAATTCGAGTGGAGAGCGTCGAGGTTCGAGAGGTCACGCCGTCGCCGGACGTCAAGGGCGCGATGGAACAGCAGACATCCGCCGAACGCAAACGCCGGGCGATGATCCTCGAGGCACAGGGTGAACGCCGCAGTGCCGTCGAGAAGGCAGAAGGTGACAAACAGTCCAACATCATCCGCGCCCAGGGGGAAAAGCAGAGCCAGATCCTCGAAGCGCAGGGTGACGCGATCTCGACCGTCCTCAGGGCCCGTTCCGCGGAGTCGATGGGCGAGCGCGCGGTCATCGACAAGGGGATGGACGCCTTAGAGGAGATCGGCCAGAGCGAGTCGACCACCTTCGTCATGCCCCAGGAGCTCACCTCGATGGTCGGCCGGTACGGCAAACACCTCTCGGGCAGTGACGTCCAGCAGCAAGACGGCCAGCTCGAGAGCCTCGAGTTCGACGAGGAGACCCGCGAGCTGATCGGTCTCGACGACATCAGCGAGATCCTCGGCGAGATCGACGAGGAGCTCGAGATGGACGTCGAGTCGATGGAACAGGAAGCCAAGGCGATTCAGGAGGGTGAGGACATGGGACAACAGCCCGACAGCATCGACGTCCCCCGAGACGAGTCCAAGACGCCGGACGGGAACGAGGAGCCGGCCGACGGGAACTAA
- a CDS encoding universal stress protein → MNERLLVPINDSDPARAALEDATELFDPGEIVLLHVLEMDELTHGAAGAAAGSLRDEREEEAEELFEDARQRIGDEVSVETILKTGQPSTVIVEAADSGDIDHIVMGSHGRSGISGLLVGSVAKNVIESSPVSVTISRP, encoded by the coding sequence ATGAACGAACGGCTGCTGGTCCCGATCAACGACTCGGATCCCGCACGGGCCGCACTCGAGGACGCAACCGAGCTGTTCGATCCCGGGGAGATCGTCCTGTTGCACGTCCTGGAGATGGACGAGCTCACCCACGGCGCGGCCGGCGCCGCGGCGGGGAGTCTTCGGGACGAACGCGAGGAGGAGGCCGAGGAGCTGTTCGAAGACGCCCGACAGCGGATCGGCGACGAGGTCTCCGTCGAGACGATCCTCAAGACCGGACAGCCGTCGACGGTGATCGTCGAGGCCGCCGACTCGGGCGACATCGACCACATCGTCATGGGGAGCCACGGGCGGTCGGGGATCTCGGGGCTCCTGGTCGGCAGCGTCGCGAAGAACGTAATCGAGAGCTCGCCGGTTTCAGTGACGATCTCGCGTCCGTAG
- a CDS encoding MFS transporter yields the protein MGQDVDHRSEYDLSGSPRRGLVMATLSFFAGLTTIAFYGVAGPTFQEALGISGALLGLLLSSPHISKVLLRVPFGAWVDDIGARKPILILMGTTLVGFVGLVGTLFLFYPDNFGSHLYVPLLVFGILAGAGSATFSVGIAQTSYWFPEDKQGFAMGVFGGAGNIGPGIVNSVIPFLIGVAGLALAYSSWLVFMLAATALYFAYGANPYYFQLLDKGLDSDRAQSVAEDLGQEVFPGGGTWDSLKESSTNYWTWVLVFLYTVSYGGGFTALTTWYPTYWNLFHGMSLAMAGLFAGVFVVYGSLVRIPGGSLSDRFGGENVAAVSFAVMVVGAAIATVSQAVIPAFVGMMILGTGMGVANAAVFELVPKYVPDAVGGASGWIGGIGGAGTLLVLPILGVFVDVYGEIGYARGFVVIAGLSAICVAVSVLLKFYGPEPAEEIDESAMH from the coding sequence ATGGGCCAGGACGTAGATCACAGGTCGGAGTACGATCTCTCGGGTAGCCCCAGACGTGGGTTAGTGATGGCGACGCTGTCGTTTTTCGCCGGTCTCACGACAATCGCCTTCTACGGCGTTGCGGGGCCGACGTTTCAGGAGGCGCTCGGTATCTCGGGGGCGCTTCTGGGACTATTGCTCTCCTCGCCCCACATCAGCAAGGTGTTGCTCCGGGTGCCGTTTGGCGCCTGGGTCGACGACATCGGCGCGCGAAAGCCCATTCTCATCCTCATGGGAACGACGCTCGTCGGGTTCGTCGGCCTAGTCGGAACACTGTTCCTGTTCTATCCCGACAACTTCGGCTCCCATCTCTACGTCCCGCTGCTCGTATTCGGGATCCTGGCGGGCGCCGGTAGCGCGACGTTCTCGGTCGGGATCGCACAGACCTCCTACTGGTTCCCCGAGGACAAACAGGGGTTCGCGATGGGCGTCTTCGGCGGTGCCGGTAACATCGGTCCGGGGATCGTCAACTCCGTTATCCCCTTTCTCATCGGCGTCGCGGGACTGGCGCTGGCGTACTCGAGCTGGCTCGTCTTCATGCTCGCCGCGACCGCGCTGTACTTTGCCTACGGCGCGAACCCGTACTACTTCCAGCTCCTCGACAAAGGGCTCGACAGCGACCGAGCACAGAGCGTCGCCGAGGACCTGGGTCAGGAGGTCTTCCCGGGTGGCGGGACGTGGGACTCCCTGAAGGAGTCCTCGACGAACTACTGGACCTGGGTCCTCGTCTTCCTCTACACCGTCTCCTACGGGGGTGGTTTCACCGCGCTGACGACGTGGTACCCGACCTACTGGAACCTCTTTCACGGGATGAGCCTCGCGATGGCGGGGCTGTTCGCGGGCGTCTTCGTCGTCTACGGTTCGCTGGTCAGAATTCCCGGCGGCAGCCTGAGCGACCGGTTCGGCGGCGAGAACGTCGCCGCCGTCAGCTTCGCCGTAATGGTGGTCGGCGCCGCCATCGCCACCGTCTCCCAGGCCGTGATCCCTGCTTTCGTCGGGATGATGATACTGGGTACCGGGATGGGTGTCGCGAACGCGGCGGTGTTCGAACTTGTCCCGAAGTACGTCCCCGACGCCGTCGGTGGCGCCTCGGGCTGGATCGGCGGGATCGGCGGCGCCGGGACGCTCCTCGTCCTCCCGATCCTCGGCGTGTTCGTGGACGTCTACGGCGAGATCGGCTACGCTCGCGGGTTCGTCGTCATCGCGGGACTGAGCGCGATCTGTGTCGCCGTCTCGGTCCTGCTGAAGTTCTACGGTCCCGAACCTGCCGAGGAGATCGACGAGTCCGCGATGCACTGA
- a CDS encoding acyl-CoA mutase large subunit family protein, with the protein MFDPEELEEIRESREEWHEEEVEPVLDRFGERKDQFTTDTGGQEVDRLYTPEDVGDLDYQEDLGNPGEPPYTRGVYSTGYRGRLWTMRQYAGFSTPEDTNERYHYLLDQGQTGLSMAFDLPTQMGYDSDDAMAAGEVGKAGVAIDSLADMETVFDGIPLDEVSTSMTINAPASVLLAMYIAVGDQQGVDRAELRGTIQNDLLKEYIARNTYIYPPEPSMRIITDIFEFCAEETPKFNTISISGYHIREAGSTAAQELAFTLGNGIQYVEAALDAGLDVDEFAPRLSFFFNGHNNIFEEVAKFRAARRMWHDIMEERFDADDPKSKQLKFHTQTAGSMLTAQQIENNVVRVAYQALAAVLGGTQSLHTNGKDEALALPTEESVRTALRTQQILAHESGAADTIDPLAGSYYVESLTDEVEDDAYEILEEVDERGGMLEAVDQQWVQRQIQDTAFDRQKEIEEKERVIVGVNEFEVDEDPEMDVEEVTEEDERRQVDHLESVREERDDEDVDAALEALRDAARGDQNVMPYIVDAVKAYATVGEICTVFREEFGEYQPGSAV; encoded by the coding sequence ATGTTCGATCCCGAGGAACTCGAGGAGATCCGCGAGAGCCGCGAGGAGTGGCACGAAGAGGAGGTCGAGCCGGTGCTCGACCGATTCGGCGAGCGCAAGGACCAGTTTACGACCGATACGGGCGGCCAGGAGGTCGATCGGCTCTACACGCCCGAGGACGTCGGCGACCTCGACTACCAGGAAGATCTGGGCAACCCCGGTGAGCCGCCGTACACACGCGGGGTGTACTCGACTGGCTACCGCGGTCGGCTGTGGACGATGCGCCAGTACGCCGGGTTCTCGACGCCGGAGGACACCAACGAGCGCTACCACTACCTGCTCGACCAGGGCCAGACCGGGCTCTCGATGGCCTTCGACCTGCCGACCCAGATGGGGTACGATTCGGACGACGCGATGGCCGCCGGCGAGGTCGGGAAGGCCGGCGTCGCGATCGACTCGCTTGCGGACATGGAGACCGTCTTCGACGGCATTCCGTTAGACGAGGTCTCGACCTCGATGACGATCAACGCGCCCGCGTCCGTCCTGTTGGCGATGTATATCGCGGTGGGCGACCAGCAGGGCGTCGACCGCGCGGAGCTTCGGGGGACGATCCAGAACGATCTCCTGAAGGAGTACATCGCGCGCAACACCTACATCTACCCGCCCGAGCCCTCGATGCGGATCATCACGGACATCTTCGAGTTCTGTGCCGAGGAGACGCCGAAGTTCAACACGATCTCGATCTCGGGCTACCATATCCGCGAGGCCGGCTCCACCGCGGCCCAGGAGCTCGCCTTCACCCTCGGCAACGGCATCCAGTACGTCGAGGCCGCCCTCGACGCCGGGCTCGACGTCGACGAGTTCGCCCCGCGGCTCTCCTTCTTTTTCAACGGGCACAACAACATCTTCGAGGAGGTCGCGAAGTTCCGGGCCGCACGACGGATGTGGCACGACATCATGGAGGAGCGGTTCGACGCCGACGATCCCAAATCGAAGCAGCTGAAGTTCCACACCCAGACCGCGGGCTCGATGCTGACCGCCCAGCAGATCGAGAACAACGTCGTCCGGGTCGCCTACCAGGCGCTCGCAGCCGTCCTGGGCGGCACCCAGAGTCTCCACACCAACGGGAAAGACGAGGCGCTTGCCCTGCCGACCGAGGAGTCGGTCCGGACGGCCCTGCGGACCCAGCAGATCCTCGCCCACGAGTCCGGCGCCGCCGACACGATCGACCCGCTGGCGGGCAGCTACTACGTCGAATCCCTGACCGACGAGGTCGAGGACGACGCCTACGAAATCCTCGAGGAGGTCGACGAGCGCGGCGGGATGCTCGAGGCCGTCGATCAGCAGTGGGTCCAGCGCCAGATCCAGGACACCGCCTTCGACCGCCAGAAGGAGATCGAGGAGAAAGAGCGCGTTATCGTCGGCGTCAACGAGTTCGAAGTCGACGAGGACCCGGAGATGGACGTCGAGGAGGTCACCGAGGAGGACGAACGGCGCCAGGTCGACCACCTCGAGTCGGTCCGCGAGGAGCGCGACGACGAGGACGTCGACGCCGCCCTCGAGGCGCTGCGGGACGCCGCACGCGGCGACCAGAACGTCATGCCGTACATCGTCGACGCGGTGAAGGCCTACGCGACGGTCGGCGAGATCTGTACCGTCTTCCGCGAGGAGTTCGGCGAGTACCAGCCCGGCAGCGCCGTGTAG
- the mce gene encoding methylmalonyl-CoA epimerase: protein MHIDHAGIATDDAAELAALYEVLFDLEIAHEEEFDGMSVVFLDCGNGYLELLEPLEDGTIARYLEDDGPGVHHLALATDDIDAALETAREHDVALVDEEPRPGAWGHSVAFLHPKDTGGILIEFVEH, encoded by the coding sequence ATGCATATCGATCACGCAGGGATCGCGACCGACGACGCCGCCGAGCTGGCGGCGCTGTACGAGGTGCTGTTCGACCTCGAGATCGCCCACGAGGAGGAGTTCGACGGAATGTCCGTCGTCTTCCTCGACTGCGGGAACGGCTACCTCGAGCTGCTCGAGCCCCTCGAGGACGGGACGATCGCCCGCTACCTCGAGGACGACGGCCCCGGAGTCCACCACCTCGCGCTCGCGACCGACGACATCGACGCCGCCCTCGAGACCGCCCGCGAACACGACGTCGCGCTCGTCGACGAGGAGCCACGGCCCGGCGCGTGGGGCCACTCGGTCGCTTTTCTCCACCCCAAGGATACGGGCGGGATCCTGATCGAGTTCGTCGAACACTGA
- a CDS encoding NUDIX hydrolase: protein MVGTEVPCVPKVCAYITRNDRELLTFEADGHDGLQVPKGTIEPGESPLEALRREVAEESGLTELQSVRRLADDVWVRRLSPAKLYRRHFFQVSVEEDRDAWTHVVTGEGEERGMEFEYAWRELPTAREFALSLNDYVDRLEPVAPRP, encoded by the coding sequence ATGGTTGGAACCGAGGTACCGTGCGTTCCCAAAGTCTGTGCGTACATCACCCGAAACGATCGCGAGCTGCTCACGTTCGAAGCGGACGGCCACGACGGTCTCCAGGTCCCGAAGGGGACGATCGAACCCGGAGAATCGCCGCTCGAAGCGCTCCGACGGGAGGTCGCGGAGGAGAGCGGGCTCACCGAGCTGCAGTCGGTCAGACGCCTGGCGGACGACGTCTGGGTGCGTCGGCTCTCGCCCGCGAAGCTCTACCGCCGTCACTTCTTTCAGGTCTCCGTCGAGGAGGACCGCGACGCCTGGACCCACGTCGTCACCGGCGAAGGCGAAGAGCGCGGGATGGAGTTCGAGTACGCCTGGCGGGAGCTCCCGACGGCCCGCGAGTTTGCCCTGTCGCTCAACGACTACGTCGATCGGCTCGAACCGGTCGCGCCCCGGCCGTAG
- a CDS encoding aldo/keto reductase encodes MTDSHTIDAGNAAIPALGFGTARMTGDDCREAVTSALEAGYRHLDTAQLYDNEDAVGDALAASDVPREDVFVVTKLDTDNLAREDVLASTRRSLDRLGLGTVDLLLIHAPRDRVPLEETLDAMNELQSEGAVEHIGVSNFSVEQLERARELSATPIVANQVKYHPYHRQDELLSYCADNDVCLTAYSPLAEGAVVGDDRLAEIGERYGKSASQVALRWLLQQPAVAAIPKAASPEHVAANAEIFDFELSTAERRRVFELTDPRLTARIASKLGLD; translated from the coding sequence GTGACCGACAGCCACACGATCGACGCCGGGAACGCGGCGATCCCGGCGCTCGGGTTCGGTACCGCGCGAATGACCGGCGACGACTGTCGCGAGGCGGTGACGTCCGCGCTGGAGGCCGGCTACCGCCACCTCGACACCGCCCAGCTGTACGACAACGAGGACGCCGTCGGCGACGCGCTCGCGGCGAGCGACGTCCCCCGCGAGGACGTCTTCGTCGTGACCAAACTCGACACCGACAACCTCGCCCGCGAGGACGTCCTCGCGTCGACCCGCCGGAGCCTCGATCGGCTGGGGCTCGGAACGGTCGATCTCCTCCTGATCCACGCGCCCCGCGACCGCGTCCCCCTCGAGGAGACGCTGGACGCGATGAACGAGCTCCAGAGCGAGGGCGCCGTCGAGCACATCGGCGTCAGCAACTTCTCGGTCGAGCAACTCGAGCGCGCCCGGGAGCTGTCGGCGACGCCGATCGTCGCCAACCAGGTGAAGTACCACCCCTACCACCGCCAGGACGAGCTCCTGTCCTACTGCGCCGACAACGACGTCTGTCTGACGGCCTACAGCCCGCTCGCCGAGGGGGCCGTCGTCGGCGACGACCGTCTCGCGGAGATCGGCGAGCGCTACGGCAAGTCGGCGTCCCAGGTCGCGCTCCGGTGGCTGCTCCAGCAGCCGGCCGTGGCGGCGATTCCGAAGGCCGCGAGCCCCGAGCACGTCGCGGCGAACGCCGAGATTTTCGACTTCGAACTCTCGACCGCGGAGCGGCGACGGGTGTTCGAGCTGACCGATCCGCGTCTCACCGCCCGGATCGCGTCGAAGCTCGGACTGGACTGA
- a CDS encoding glycoside hydrolase family 68 protein codes for MHDEPTVDREQRSISRWTRSQAAAIRRSEETLAPVVYPPASELDSDLHVWDTWLLRNRDGSIAEIDGYRVILSLTAPAELLPGTRHDVATIRYFYSRDGREWTCGGPVFEDARERDGSDRTGAHGPFGSRQWAGSALYDERGDGDGELYVYYTASGTRGEDELTYTQRIAVGSGGTVETDGDGLDVSGPFDHEILLEPDGTEYEREEQSRGMIYTFRDPWFFEDPRTGETYLLFEANTPVPDPERASDRYGTDPEHLDFNGSVGIAVSPSGDPTDWELRPPILEGVGTNQELERPHLVVRNDRYYLFLSSHEHTFAEGIDGYDALYGFVADSLRGEYVPLNESGLVLTNPESAPFQTYSWLAYPHREEVLVSSFFNYYDLRGLSLDDVADLPADEQQRRFGGTLAPTVRLDVGGTETRVLGALEHGYLPLPDEDLPALLSSYRAESDADGSRYL; via the coding sequence ATGCACGACGAACCGACCGTCGACCGCGAGCAGCGGTCGATCTCGCGGTGGACGCGCTCGCAGGCGGCCGCGATCCGGCGAAGCGAGGAGACGCTCGCGCCGGTCGTCTACCCGCCCGCTTCGGAGCTCGACTCCGACCTGCACGTCTGGGACACCTGGCTCCTTCGCAACCGGGACGGCTCGATCGCCGAGATCGACGGCTACCGGGTGATCCTCTCGCTAACGGCGCCCGCCGAGTTGCTGCCGGGGACGCGCCACGACGTGGCGACGATCCGGTACTTCTACTCCCGGGACGGCCGCGAGTGGACCTGCGGCGGCCCCGTCTTCGAGGACGCCCGGGAGCGAGACGGGAGCGACCGAACGGGAGCCCACGGCCCCTTCGGCTCGCGCCAGTGGGCGGGGTCGGCGCTGTACGACGAGCGCGGGGATGGCGACGGGGAGCTGTACGTCTACTACACCGCCTCGGGAACCCGCGGCGAGGACGAGCTCACCTACACCCAGCGGATCGCGGTCGGCTCGGGTGGAACCGTCGAGACCGACGGCGACGGCCTCGACGTTTCGGGGCCGTTCGACCACGAGATCCTGCTCGAGCCCGACGGGACCGAGTACGAACGCGAGGAACAGTCTCGGGGGATGATCTACACCTTCCGAGATCCGTGGTTCTTCGAGGATCCCCGGACCGGGGAGACCTACCTGCTGTTCGAGGCCAACACGCCGGTTCCCGACCCCGAACGGGCGAGCGACCGGTACGGCACCGATCCGGAACACCTCGATTTCAACGGGAGCGTCGGGATCGCCGTCTCGCCGTCGGGCGATCCGACCGACTGGGAGCTTCGGCCGCCGATCCTCGAGGGCGTCGGCACGAACCAGGAGCTCGAGCGTCCACACCTCGTGGTCCGGAACGATCGGTACTACCTTTTCCTCTCGAGTCACGAGCACACGTTCGCCGAGGGAATCGACGGCTACGACGCGCTGTATGGCTTCGTCGCGGACTCGCTGCGGGGTGAGTACGTCCCGCTGAACGAGTCCGGGCTGGTCCTGACCAACCCCGAGAGCGCGCCGTTCCAGACCTACTCCTGGCTGGCCTACCCTCACCGCGAGGAGGTGCTGGTCAGCAGCTTCTTCAACTACTACGACCTGCGCGGACTCTCGCTGGACGACGTGGCCGACCTCCCCGCCGACGAACAGCAGCGCCGGTTCGGAGGAACCCTCGCCCCGACCGTCCGGCTGGACGTCGGCGGCACGGAGACGCGCGTGCTGGGCGCGCTGGAGCACGGCTACCTGCCGCTGCCGGACGAGGACCTCCCGGCCCTGCTGTCGTCGTACCGAGCGGAGAGCGACGCGGACGGGTCTCGGTACCTGTAG